One Syntrophales bacterium DNA segment encodes these proteins:
- a CDS encoding MBL fold metallo-hydrolase, whose product MRHRKAGKVAEGIWYLGREETGLYVLEGTREAMIVSGGMVYILPQVVRQMESFGIDRRRITRVLILHAHFDHLGVIPWWKRTFPDTEVLASSRAWEVLSMPKAVATINEFSRMVTERMGLQEGLKNYDYAWRDDVMGRNVREDDRIELGGLSVRILETPGHSSCSISAYVPEWKALFASDGGGIPFRDFSIPLGNSDFTKFEESLEKMDRLPVDCLCADHYGFITGVEAGRFIGRTREAAKILRRSMEKALEQHGGMEEAARALTGDLYRLHPDYFMSPEITEGIFRQMIRHVAGGAQPS is encoded by the coding sequence ATGAGACACCGGAAAGCCGGCAAGGTTGCCGAGGGGATCTGGTACCTGGGAAGGGAGGAAACGGGGCTTTACGTCCTGGAGGGAACCCGGGAGGCCATGATCGTGAGCGGAGGGATGGTTTATATCCTGCCGCAGGTTGTCCGCCAGATGGAATCCTTCGGGATCGACAGGAGGCGCATCACCAGAGTCCTGATCCTCCATGCTCATTTCGACCACCTCGGTGTTATCCCATGGTGGAAACGGACCTTCCCGGACACGGAGGTCCTGGCCTCCTCGCGAGCCTGGGAGGTTCTGTCCATGCCGAAGGCCGTCGCCACGATCAACGAATTCAGCCGCATGGTCACGGAAAGGATGGGTCTTCAGGAGGGACTGAAGAACTACGATTACGCCTGGCGGGATGACGTCATGGGCCGGAACGTCCGGGAGGACGACCGGATCGAACTGGGAGGCCTGAGCGTCCGGATCCTCGAGACGCCGGGCCATTCGTCCTGCTCGATCTCCGCTTACGTGCCGGAATGGAAGGCCCTCTTCGCCTCCGACGGAGGGGGCATTCCCTTCAGGGACTTTTCGATCCCCCTGGGGAACTCGGATTTCACGAAATTCGAGGAGAGCCTGGAAAAAATGGACCGGCTCCCCGTGGATTGCCTCTGCGCGGACCACTACGGCTTCATCACCGGAGTGGAGGCGGGACGATTCATCGGCCGGACCCGGGAGGCGGCAAAGATCCTGCGCCGGTCCATGGAAAAAGCCCTGGAACAGCACGGCGGCATGGAGGAGGCCGCACGGGCTCTGACCGGCGATCTCTATCGGCTGCACCCGGACTATTTCATGTCGCCGGAGATTACCGAGGGGATCTTCCGCCAGATGATCCGCCATGTCGCCGGCGGGGCACAGCCGTCCTGA
- the panB gene encoding 3-methyl-2-oxobutanoate hydroxymethyltransferase yields MSTHGKLNKVTTATIRDMKKRGEKITMITAYDYPTAAVVDEAGIDLILVGDSLAMVVLGYESTLPVTMDVMIHHTKAVTRAVSRALVIGDMPFMSYQVSVDEAVRNAGRFLQEAGAQAVKLEGGREVAEVTRRIAAAGIPVMAHLGLTPQSVHQLGGYKVQGKGSEAANRILEDAKILEEAGAFSIVLECIPTELGRVISEALSIPTIGIGGGIHCDGQVLVLHDLLGMFERFTPKFVKKYANINAQMKEAVGKYIEEVRQGQFPGPEHSFL; encoded by the coding sequence ATGAGCACCCACGGCAAGCTGAACAAGGTCACCACGGCAACCATCCGCGACATGAAAAAGAGAGGCGAGAAGATCACCATGATCACCGCCTACGACTACCCCACCGCAGCCGTGGTGGACGAGGCGGGCATCGACCTGATCCTCGTGGGCGACTCCCTGGCGATGGTGGTCCTGGGATACGAAAGCACGCTCCCCGTGACGATGGACGTCATGATCCATCATACGAAGGCCGTTACCCGGGCCGTGAGCCGCGCCCTCGTGATCGGCGACATGCCCTTCATGTCCTACCAGGTCTCGGTGGACGAGGCCGTCCGCAACGCCGGCCGCTTCCTCCAGGAGGCGGGCGCCCAGGCGGTGAAGCTCGAAGGGGGGCGGGAGGTGGCGGAAGTGACGCGCCGCATTGCCGCCGCGGGGATTCCCGTCATGGCCCACCTGGGCCTGACCCCCCAGTCGGTTCATCAGCTCGGCGGCTACAAGGTCCAGGGCAAGGGGAGCGAGGCGGCGAACCGGATCCTGGAAGACGCAAAGATCCTCGAGGAGGCGGGGGCGTTTTCGATCGTCCTGGAGTGCATCCCGACGGAGCTCGGACGGGTGATCAGCGAGGCGCTCTCGATCCCCACGATCGGCATCGGCGGCGGCATCCACTGCGACGGCCAGGTCCTGGTGCTCCACGACCTCCTGGGGATGTTCGAGCGGTTCACTCCCAAATTCGTCAAGAAGTACGCCAACATCAACGCCCAGATGAAAGAGGCCGTGGGTAAGTACATCGAGGAGGTCCGGCAGGGCCAGTTCCCGGGGCCGGAGCACTCCTTCCTGTAA
- a CDS encoding DUF2520 domain-containing protein, producing MTSHHDSQESRIAFIGLGKVGTAMAVLLRKAGYRLAALYDVSPEARERAASATGAPIAGGAAEAASRSDMVFLTTGDDQILAVCREIAEGGGFHPGQTAVHMSGAGGLDLLEPAREAGACRASIHPMQAFADSAMALENLPGSVFGVTADEPAREWAVRIVGDLGGTPFFVAGENKALYHAAACMASNYLVTLIRQVEAVYESIGMDREDAVRAVWPLIGGTLRNIETMGTVRALTGPIVRGDAGTIEKHLAAFREKLPHLLETYRVLGKQTVKLAREKGTLSLEQAEQLNSILSGGTS from the coding sequence ATGACCTCCCATCACGACTCCCAGGAATCCCGAATCGCTTTCATCGGTCTCGGCAAGGTCGGAACCGCCATGGCCGTGTTGCTGCGCAAAGCCGGCTACAGGCTGGCGGCCCTCTACGACGTCTCCCCGGAGGCAAGGGAGCGGGCCGCCTCCGCCACGGGCGCCCCCATCGCCGGCGGGGCTGCCGAGGCAGCCTCCCGGTCTGACATGGTGTTCCTCACCACCGGCGACGACCAGATTCTCGCCGTCTGCCGCGAGATCGCCGAGGGGGGAGGATTCCACCCAGGGCAGACCGCCGTTCACATGAGCGGCGCCGGTGGACTCGACCTTCTCGAACCGGCGCGGGAGGCCGGCGCCTGCCGGGCCAGCATCCATCCGATGCAGGCCTTCGCAGACTCCGCCATGGCGCTCGAGAACCTGCCCGGCAGCGTCTTCGGCGTCACCGCCGACGAACCCGCCCGGGAATGGGCCGTCCGCATCGTTGGGGACCTGGGCGGCACCCCCTTCTTTGTCGCCGGGGAAAACAAGGCCCTCTATCACGCCGCCGCCTGCATGGCCTCGAACTACCTGGTTACTCTGATCCGCCAGGTCGAGGCCGTCTACGAGTCCATTGGAATGGACCGGGAGGATGCGGTTCGGGCCGTCTGGCCCCTGATCGGAGGGACACTCCGGAACATCGAGACCATGGGAACCGTCCGGGCCCTCACGGGACCCATCGTCCGGGGGGACGCCGGAACCATCGAAAAGCATCTTGCGGCCTTCCGGGAGAAACTTCCACACCTCCTGGAGACTTACCGCGTCCTGGGAAAACAAACGGTGAAGCTGGCCCGGGAGAAAGGAACCCTTTCCCTGGAGCAGGCGGAGCAACTTAATTCCATTTTATCGGGAGGAACCTCATGA
- a CDS encoding PAS domain S-box protein, whose translation MSDRTPRPTKRPLRKAVRRTAGRPKSGPSSVSPSHDSFSGIANGKRDLRSIVDILPDPTFAIDLEGVVVAWNRAMADLTGVPAGEMIGKGDHQYAVVFYGERRPILIDFILHPGSDWEKSYSVLEKTEDGRIIGESYMPNMRGDRMYFVGNAAPLRDVEGRIQGAIETIHDLTVRRKIEQALQESEEKYRTILEAADEVYFEVDLSGNLTFFNRVLPEYVGYTAEELAGANYRMFIGEETSPQVFQIFNRVFRTGLPERASEWIMKRRDGETFMIEAAVFLKRDAEGKPMGFRGTARDISERKRVEAELRESEERYRTLAERSFAGVYVIQDGRFRYLNRNAASYAGYDPEELVDTVAMDLILPEDRERTWQFARDMLRGIRSTPYEFRIRTKTGEIRWVMETVTPIRFRGRHAILGNSMDISERKGAEAQLRYLSTHDVLTDLYNRAYFEEELSRMQRGRSYPVSIIMADLDGLKRMNDEGGHAAGDDFLKRAARVLQESMRAEDVLARIGGDEFAALLPFSDREVASSIIDRIRKNLEEHNQAHPGPPLSISIGMDTGQKGSDLTLIMQAADRFMFIEKARKKAANPLLGRGGEHGPG comes from the coding sequence ATGAGCGACAGAACTCCCCGCCCCACGAAAAGGCCGTTGCGGAAGGCCGTGCGCAGGACGGCGGGCCGTCCGAAATCCGGTCCATCCAGTGTTTCCCCATCCCATGATTCCTTTTCCGGCATCGCAAACGGAAAAAGGGACCTGAGGAGCATCGTCGATATCCTTCCCGATCCGACGTTCGCCATCGACCTGGAGGGCGTCGTCGTGGCCTGGAACCGAGCCATGGCGGACCTGACCGGGGTTCCCGCCGGGGAGATGATCGGAAAGGGAGACCACCAATATGCGGTCGTTTTTTACGGCGAACGGCGGCCCATCCTCATCGATTTCATTCTCCATCCCGGAAGCGACTGGGAGAAGTCATACAGCGTCCTGGAAAAAACCGAAGACGGACGCATCATCGGTGAGTCGTACATGCCGAACATGCGGGGCGACCGGATGTACTTCGTCGGCAACGCCGCCCCCCTCCGTGATGTGGAGGGCCGAATCCAGGGGGCCATCGAGACGATCCACGACCTGACGGTGCGTCGAAAGATCGAGCAGGCCCTTCAGGAGAGCGAAGAAAAATACCGCACCATCCTGGAGGCCGCGGACGAGGTCTATTTCGAGGTCGACCTGTCGGGGAACCTGACCTTCTTCAACCGTGTCCTTCCGGAATATGTCGGATACACGGCGGAGGAGCTGGCCGGGGCGAATTACCGGATGTTTATCGGCGAGGAAACCTCCCCGCAGGTGTTTCAGATCTTCAACCGGGTGTTCCGGACGGGGCTCCCGGAGCGGGCGTCGGAGTGGATCATGAAACGCAGGGACGGCGAGACCTTCATGATCGAGGCGGCCGTCTTCCTGAAGCGGGACGCCGAAGGAAAACCCATGGGCTTCCGCGGGACGGCAAGGGACATCTCGGAGCGGAAGAGAGTGGAGGCCGAGCTGCGCGAGAGCGAGGAGCGGTACCGAACCCTGGCGGAGCGGTCCTTCGCCGGTGTTTACGTGATCCAGGACGGACGGTTCCGCTACCTGAACCGGAACGCCGCTTCGTACGCGGGTTACGACCCTGAGGAACTGGTCGATACGGTCGCCATGGACCTGATCCTGCCGGAGGACCGCGAGCGGACGTGGCAGTTCGCACGGGACATGCTCCGGGGGATCCGCTCCACTCCCTATGAATTCCGGATCCGCACGAAGACGGGGGAGATCCGCTGGGTCATGGAGACCGTCACGCCGATCCGTTTCCGCGGACGCCACGCCATTCTCGGGAATTCCATGGACATCTCGGAGCGGAAGGGGGCGGAGGCACAGCTCCGCTACCTGAGCACCCACGACGTTCTCACGGACCTCTACAACCGGGCCTATTTCGAGGAAGAGCTGAGCAGAATGCAGCGCGGCCGCTCCTATCCCGTCAGCATCATCATGGCCGACCTGGACGGCCTGAAAAGGATGAACGACGAAGGCGGACACGCCGCGGGGGACGACTTTCTCAAGCGGGCCGCACGGGTCCTGCAGGAATCGATGCGTGCGGAAGACGTCTTGGCCAGGATCGGTGGGGACGAATTCGCGGCCCTCCTGCCGTTTTCAGATCGCGAGGTCGCCTCCTCCATCATCGACCGCATCCGGAAGAACCTGGAAGAGCACAATCAAGCGCATCCCGGCCCTCCGCTGAGCATCTCCATCGGAATGGACACGGGACAGAAGGGATCGGACCTGACTCTCATCATGCAGGCGGCGGACCGGTTCATGTTCATCGAGAAAGCCAGGAAGAAGGCCGCCAATCCGCTCCTGGGAAGGGGAGGCGAACATGGCCCGGGATGA
- a CDS encoding efflux RND transporter periplasmic adaptor subunit codes for MARDDLSALKIDKTRRKQPLKASRKWTIAAVVAVLLLGASVLYVLGILTPSVTVETAAVSQVYPSQGLTVLNASGYVVAQRKAAVASKATGRLVALLVEEGSRVRKGQIIARLENEDVLASRDQAAAGRNVSRANLEQVRAELEEARRDYGRHKRLVETGSVSRSAYDLAETRLRRVEAAAASAEASLKVSEAGVRGAETALDYTLIKAPFDAVVLTKNADIGDIVTPLGAAANAKAAVVTIADLGSLLVEVDVSESNIGRVKPAQPCEISLDALPEARFPGEVHAIVPTVDRSKASVMVKVRFLKPGDRLLPDMSAKVAFLSRPVAEGEEKARLAVLRTAVLEKEGKRIVFVARGDRAKQAVIETGADIGDMVEVTGGLQAGDRVILKPPGRIRDGSRIRVAEK; via the coding sequence ATGGCCCGGGATGACCTCTCGGCTCTGAAAATCGACAAGACGCGGAGAAAGCAGCCCCTGAAGGCATCCAGGAAATGGACGATCGCGGCCGTCGTGGCGGTTCTGCTCCTCGGGGCGAGCGTTCTCTATGTCCTGGGCATTCTGACGCCCTCTGTCACGGTGGAGACCGCCGCGGTTTCGCAGGTCTATCCGTCCCAGGGCCTGACGGTCCTCAACGCCAGCGGCTACGTGGTGGCCCAGCGGAAGGCGGCGGTGGCGTCGAAGGCCACGGGTCGGCTGGTGGCGCTCCTGGTGGAGGAGGGGAGCCGCGTCCGGAAGGGCCAGATCATCGCCCGCCTCGAGAACGAGGATGTCCTCGCGTCCAGGGACCAGGCGGCGGCCGGCCGGAACGTCTCCCGGGCGAACCTGGAGCAGGTCCGGGCGGAACTGGAAGAGGCCCGAAGGGATTACGGGAGGCACAAACGCCTGGTCGAAACGGGGTCCGTGTCGAGATCTGCCTATGACCTGGCGGAAACAAGGCTGCGCAGGGTCGAGGCGGCCGCGGCTTCCGCGGAGGCTTCGCTGAAGGTGTCCGAGGCCGGTGTCCGGGGGGCCGAGACAGCCCTCGACTACACGCTGATCAAGGCTCCCTTCGATGCCGTCGTGCTGACGAAGAACGCCGACATCGGCGACATCGTCACCCCCCTGGGGGCCGCCGCCAACGCCAAGGCCGCCGTGGTTACCATCGCCGATCTGGGATCCCTGCTGGTGGAAGTGGACGTGTCGGAATCCAACATCGGGCGGGTCAAACCCGCCCAACCCTGCGAGATCAGCCTGGATGCCCTCCCGGAGGCGCGTTTTCCCGGGGAGGTCCACGCCATCGTCCCGACGGTCGACCGGAGCAAGGCCTCCGTCATGGTCAAGGTCCGGTTCCTGAAACCGGGCGACCGGCTCCTCCCGGACATGAGCGCCAAGGTGGCCTTCCTCTCCCGGCCGGTTGCGGAAGGCGAGGAGAAGGCCCGTCTCGCTGTCCTCCGGACCGCCGTCCTGGAGAAGGAAGGGAAGCGGATCGTCTTCGTGGCCCGGGGAGACCGGGCGAAACAGGCAGTGATCGAAACAGGGGCCGATATCGGGGACATGGTCGAGGTAACCGGCGGACTCCAGGCGGGGGACCGGGTGATCCTCAAGCCCCCGGGCCGGATCCGAGACGGGTCCCGCATCCGTGTTGCCGAAAAATGA
- a CDS encoding ABC transporter ATP-binding protein, which produces MSDSPPIVRILNLSKAYRRGSLEVPVLHDISFDIRNGEFLSLMGPSGSGKSTLLNLIAGIDRADSGSILVEGVEITTLSETELAAWRAGAVGFIFQFYNLIPVLTALENVELPLTLSGLTKRERREHARMCLDLVSLSHRLDHYPGQLSGGEQQRVAIARAIVTDPVLLVADEPTGDLDRVSASEILDLMERMNGQLGKTIIMVTHDPRAAQRAHVLRHLDKGVLSNDDPAHPL; this is translated from the coding sequence ATGAGCGACAGCCCGCCCATCGTCCGCATTCTGAATCTCAGCAAGGCCTACCGGCGGGGAAGCCTGGAAGTGCCGGTCCTGCACGACATTTCCTTCGACATCCGGAATGGCGAATTCCTGTCCCTCATGGGGCCCTCCGGATCGGGCAAGAGCACGCTTCTCAACCTCATCGCGGGGATCGACCGGGCCGACAGCGGCAGCATCCTGGTCGAGGGCGTGGAGATCACGACCCTCTCGGAGACGGAGCTGGCGGCGTGGCGGGCCGGCGCCGTGGGGTTCATCTTCCAGTTTTACAACCTGATCCCCGTCTTGACAGCCCTGGAGAATGTCGAGCTTCCCCTGACCCTCTCGGGCCTGACGAAGCGGGAGCGGCGGGAGCACGCGCGGATGTGCCTGGACCTGGTGAGCCTCTCCCACCGGCTGGACCACTACCCGGGCCAGCTCTCCGGGGGGGAGCAGCAGCGGGTGGCCATCGCCCGGGCCATCGTCACGGACCCGGTCCTGCTCGTGGCGGATGAGCCCACGGGCGATCTCGACCGGGTATCGGCGTCGGAGATCCTCGACCTGATGGAGCGCATGAACGGGCAGCTGGGAAAGACGATCATCATGGTGACCCACGATCCCCGGGCGGCGCAGCGGGCCCATGTCCTGCGGCACCTGGACAAGGGGGTGCTGAGCAACGATGATCCTGCGCATCCTCTTTAG
- a CDS encoding FtsX-like permease family protein: MILRILFRNAFRNRLRTGLTILGITVAILAFGLLRTVVAAWYAGVEAASAARLVTRNSVSLIFPLPLAYKDKIRQVSGVRSVSWGNWFGGIYIEEKNFFPNFAVDAPTYLDLYPEFIIPEDQKKSFLGDRKGFVAGRRLTAQFGWKIGDTVTLRGVIFPGNWDFVLRGVYRGRDKTIDETQFFFHWDYLNEMVRRLYPGRADQVGFYMIGVTHPDLAAEVSAAVDDMFRNSLAETLTETEKAFNLGFISMTSTIVLAIQLVSVVIIFIIMAVVANTMAMTTRERIGDYAILKTLGFGGRHIAALVFGEALVITLTGCVLGMALTFPVARAFADSLPNFFPVFNVSKETLALDVVAALLVAGVAGVIPTRRAIRIRIADGLRRIG; this comes from the coding sequence ATGATCCTGCGCATCCTCTTTAGGAACGCCTTCCGGAACCGCCTCCGGACGGGGCTCACAATCCTGGGAATCACCGTGGCGATCCTGGCCTTCGGCCTGCTCCGGACCGTGGTCGCCGCCTGGTACGCCGGGGTGGAGGCCGCCTCCGCGGCCCGCCTGGTGACCCGGAACTCCGTCTCCCTCATCTTCCCGCTCCCCCTCGCCTACAAGGACAAGATCCGCCAGGTCTCCGGCGTACGGAGCGTTTCCTGGGGCAACTGGTTCGGCGGCATCTACATTGAAGAGAAGAATTTCTTTCCGAATTTTGCCGTGGACGCTCCGACGTACCTGGACCTTTATCCCGAGTTCATCATCCCGGAAGACCAGAAGAAATCCTTCCTCGGCGACCGCAAGGGCTTCGTGGCCGGACGCAGGCTCACCGCCCAGTTCGGCTGGAAGATTGGCGACACGGTCACGCTCCGGGGCGTCATCTTCCCGGGGAACTGGGATTTCGTTCTCCGGGGGGTCTACCGGGGGCGGGACAAGACCATCGACGAGACCCAGTTCTTCTTCCACTGGGACTACCTGAACGAGATGGTGCGGAGGCTGTATCCCGGGCGGGCCGACCAGGTGGGTTTCTACATGATCGGAGTGACCCACCCGGACCTGGCCGCGGAGGTGTCCGCGGCGGTGGACGACATGTTCCGGAACTCCCTGGCAGAGACGTTGACGGAGACGGAGAAGGCCTTCAACCTCGGATTCATCTCCATGACCTCCACGATCGTCCTGGCCATCCAGCTCGTCTCCGTCGTCATCATCTTCATCATCATGGCCGTCGTGGCCAACACGATGGCCATGACGACGCGGGAGCGCATCGGCGACTACGCCATCCTCAAGACCCTGGGCTTCGGAGGCCGCCATATCGCCGCCCTGGTCTTCGGAGAGGCCCTCGTCATCACCCTGACGGGCTGTGTCTTGGGGATGGCCCTGACGTTTCCCGTAGCCCGCGCGTTCGCCGACAGCCTCCCGAATTTCTTCCCCGTCTTCAATGTCTCGAAAGAAACCCTGGCCCTCGACGTTGTAGCGGCCCTCCTGGTGGCGGGTGTCGCCGGCGTCATCCCGACGCGCCGGGCCATCAGGATCCGAATCGCCGACGGGCTTCGGAGGATCGGGTGA
- a CDS encoding ABC transporter permease: MAVPLSYSIRNLWTRRLTTILTVSGMALVVFVFATILMLAEGLQKTLVETGSYENVVVVRKGSGSEVMSGVDRQQAAVVEVQPEVAIGSDGRRLLVKELVVLIALPKRDTGQKSNVVLRGIMEASPKLRPQVKLVAGRLPRMGTTEVMAGMGVVRGFRGVGLGENLCCGLRNWRIVGIFDAGNTGFNSEIWGDVDQFMQAFRRPVYSSVLFKLRDSGEFEAMKARIEKDPRLTLEARRETRYYLDQSEAMAKFLRILGISLTVIFSLGAVIGAMITMYSAVANRTAEIGTLRALGFQRRSILLAFLAESMILGFLGGVAGLFFASFMQFVTVSTMNFQTFAELAFSFTLSPAIALEAMLFSLGMGFVGGVLPAFQAARLNIVDALRAV, from the coding sequence ATGGCGGTTCCCCTCTCCTACAGCATCCGCAACCTCTGGACCCGGCGCCTAACGACGATCCTGACGGTCTCCGGCATGGCGCTGGTGGTCTTCGTTTTCGCCACGATCCTGATGCTGGCCGAGGGGCTGCAGAAGACCCTCGTGGAGACGGGGTCCTACGAAAACGTGGTGGTTGTCCGGAAAGGATCGGGATCCGAGGTCATGAGCGGGGTGGACCGGCAGCAGGCCGCCGTCGTGGAGGTCCAGCCGGAGGTGGCGATTGGGTCCGACGGCCGGAGGCTGCTCGTGAAGGAGCTCGTCGTCCTGATCGCCCTGCCGAAGCGGGACACGGGGCAGAAGTCGAACGTGGTCCTCCGGGGGATCATGGAAGCCTCGCCGAAACTGAGGCCCCAGGTGAAGCTGGTGGCGGGGAGGCTGCCCCGCATGGGGACGACGGAGGTCATGGCGGGGATGGGGGTCGTCCGCGGCTTCCGGGGCGTCGGCCTCGGCGAGAACCTCTGCTGCGGGCTCCGGAACTGGCGGATCGTGGGGATCTTCGACGCCGGCAACACGGGATTCAACTCGGAGATCTGGGGGGACGTCGACCAGTTCATGCAGGCATTCCGGCGGCCGGTCTACTCGTCCGTTCTCTTCAAACTACGGGACTCCGGGGAATTCGAGGCCATGAAGGCAAGGATCGAAAAGGATCCCCGGCTGACCCTGGAGGCGCGGCGTGAGACCCGCTACTACCTGGACCAGTCGGAGGCGATGGCCAAGTTCCTGCGGATCCTCGGCATCTCGCTCACGGTCATCTTTTCCCTGGGGGCGGTCATCGGGGCCATGATCACCATGTACTCGGCCGTGGCGAACCGGACCGCCGAGATCGGGACGCTCCGGGCTTTGGGTTTCCAGCGCCGGAGCATCCTCCTGGCCTTCCTCGCGGAGTCGATGATCCTCGGATTCCTGGGCGGAGTGGCGGGGCTGTTCTTCGCCTCCTTCATGCAGTTCGTGACCGTCTCCACCATGAACTTTCAGACCTTCGCGGAGTTGGCCTTTTCGTTCACCCTGAGTCCCGCCATCGCCCTGGAGGCGATGCTGTTTTCCCTGGGGATGGGATTCGTGGGCGGTGTCCTGCCGGCGTTCCAGGCGGCCCGCCTGAACATTGTGGACGCCCTGCGGGCGGTGTGA
- the bcp gene encoding thioredoxin-dependent thiol peroxidase codes for MKRLKKGDKAPAFELKDENGNPVGLSDFRGRKLLVFFYPKAGTSGUARQVRTVLEARRELERRGVAVLGISRDATAAQKKFSEREELDYPLLSDPDAVVAAAWGVWGEKTMYGKKGMGITRSAFLVDEEGRILGAWYGVKPEDTASRVLEMLGAEGL; via the coding sequence ATGAAACGGCTCAAGAAAGGGGACAAGGCCCCCGCGTTCGAGTTGAAGGATGAGAACGGCAACCCCGTCGGGCTGTCGGATTTCCGGGGCCGGAAGCTCCTGGTGTTTTTCTACCCGAAGGCCGGCACCTCGGGGTGAGCCAGGCAGGTCCGGACCGTGCTGGAGGCACGGCGGGAGCTGGAGAGGCGGGGCGTGGCCGTCCTGGGAATCAGCCGGGACGCAACGGCGGCACAGAAGAAATTCAGCGAGAGAGAAGAGCTGGATTACCCCCTCCTGTCGGACCCGGACGCGGTGGTTGCGGCCGCCTGGGGTGTCTGGGGAGAAAAGACGATGTACGGGAAGAAGGGGATGGGAATCACCCGCTCGGCCTTCCTGGTCGATGAAGAGGGGAGGATTCTCGGCGCCTGGTACGGGGTGAAACCGGAGGATACCGCATCCAGGGTCTTGGAAATGCTTGGAGCGGAAGGATTGTAA
- the rnhA gene encoding ribonuclease HI, translated as MVPDLNSVTIFTDGACLGNPGPGGWAVVLLSGPHRKELSGGYRLTTNNRMELQAAIRGLEALKKPCEAVLVTDSQYVFNGIDKGWAKRWKESGWMRSQREKAQNADLWERLLELCERHRVRFQWVRGHAGNEENERCDRLAQEAAKQPDLPADLGYRP; from the coding sequence ATGGTCCCGGACCTAAACAGCGTCACCATCTTCACCGACGGAGCCTGCCTGGGAAATCCCGGGCCGGGTGGCTGGGCCGTGGTATTGCTCTCCGGCCCGCACCGAAAGGAGCTTTCCGGCGGCTACCGCCTGACGACGAACAACCGCATGGAGCTCCAGGCGGCCATCCGGGGCCTGGAGGCCCTGAAGAAGCCCTGCGAAGCCGTCCTTGTTACCGACTCGCAGTATGTCTTCAACGGCATCGACAAGGGCTGGGCGAAGCGCTGGAAAGAAAGCGGGTGGATGCGAAGCCAGCGGGAAAAGGCCCAGAATGCGGACCTCTGGGAGAGACTCCTGGAGTTGTGCGAGAGGCACCGCGTCCGCTTTCAGTGGGTCCGCGGACATGCCGGGAACGAGGAGAACGAGCGGTGCGACCGCCTGGCACAGGAGGCGGCGAAGCAGCCAGACCTTCCTGCCGACTTGGGATACCGGCCCTGA
- a CDS encoding TatD family hydrolase translates to MLIDSHAHLEMRDFDPDREEVLRRAVESGVTAMVTVGTNLRDCRKAAAIAAKFPEVYAAIGIHPHDVKGIHDEMYRELRRLAAEPKVVAYGEIGLDFFRNRSPREVQIRRFAEQLDLAADLDLPVIIHDRDAHPETMKALLSWKGRKPVIIHCFSGDAAMAEECVRRGYYISIAGPVTYPKNDKLAEVVRRTPLKRLLVETDCPYLTPQAYRGKRNEPAHVLFTARRVAEIRGLSLEEVAEATSGNARNVFNIP, encoded by the coding sequence ATGCTGATTGATTCGCACGCCCATCTCGAGATGCGGGATTTCGATCCCGACCGCGAGGAAGTCCTACGCCGCGCCGTGGAGAGCGGCGTCACCGCCATGGTCACGGTGGGTACGAATTTGCGGGACTGCCGGAAGGCCGCAGCCATCGCCGCGAAGTTTCCGGAGGTCTATGCCGCCATCGGAATCCACCCTCACGACGTGAAAGGCATTCACGACGAGATGTACCGCGAGCTGCGGAGGCTGGCCGCGGAGCCGAAGGTGGTCGCCTACGGGGAGATCGGCCTCGATTTCTTCCGGAACCGCTCCCCCCGGGAGGTCCAGATCCGCCGCTTCGCCGAGCAGCTCGATCTGGCGGCGGACCTGGATCTGCCGGTGATCATCCATGACCGGGACGCCCACCCGGAAACGATGAAGGCCCTCCTTTCCTGGAAGGGGCGGAAGCCCGTCATCATCCACTGCTTTTCCGGCGACGCGGCCATGGCCGAGGAGTGCGTCCGCCGGGGATATTACATCTCCATCGCCGGTCCGGTAACCTACCCGAAGAACGACAAGCTGGCCGAGGTGGTCCGGCGAACCCCCCTGAAGCGGCTCCTCGTCGAGACGGACTGCCCCTACCTGACGCCGCAGGCGTATCGGGGCAAGCGCAACGAGCCTGCCCATGTCCTTTTCACGGCCCGCAGGGTGGCCGAGATCCGGGGGCTTTCCCTGGAGGAGGTGGCGGAAGCGACCTCGGGGAACGCGAGAAACGTTTTCAACATTCCGTAA